In Euphorbia lathyris chromosome 10, ddEupLath1.1, whole genome shotgun sequence, a single genomic region encodes these proteins:
- the LOC136209656 gene encoding hydroxyproline O-galactosyltransferase GALT2, with protein sequence MKRLKNEPPSCRRCKLSHFLLGIGAVYLLFLAFKFPHFLEIASMLSGDDSYVGLDGAAKEDVEDSDLSKPFFGSVYKDTFHRKLEDNPNQNAPKMPMKEPLEEVKGLSKSIKPLQHPYGRITGEVMRRRNRTINLSILEKMADEAWTLGLKAWEEVEKYNGKEIGKNSVYEGKLESCPSWVSVTGEELAGGDKMLFLPCGLAAGSSITVVGTPHHAHKEYVPQLARSKTSDGMVMVSQFMVELQGLKVVDGEDPPKILHLNPRLRGDWSKHPVIEHNTCYRMQWGSAQRCDGLPSKKDEDILVDGFMRCEKWMRNDIVDSKESRTTSWFKRFIGRKQKPEVTWPFPFVEGKLFILTVQAGVDGYHINVGGRHITSFPYRPGFTLQDATGLAIKGDIDVHSVFATSLPSSHPSFSPQKVLEMSQKWKSHPLPKSSIKLFTGILSATNHFAERMAIRKTWMQSLPIKTSNVVVRFFVALSSRKEVNAVLKKEAAYFGDIVILPFIDRYELVVLKTIAICEFGVQNVSAAYIMKCDDDTFVRLDTVLKEIDGISSKKSLYMGNLNLLHRPLRTGKWAVTYEEWPESVYPPYANGPGYIISTDIAKFIVGQHGNRSLRLFKMEDVSMGMWVEQFNSTKAVQYSHNWKFCQYGCMENYYTAHYQSPRQMVCLWDKLARGRAHCCNFR encoded by the exons ATGAAGAGGTTAAAAAATGAACCTCCTAGTTGTAGGAGGTGTAAACTGTCACATTTCTTGCTGGGTATAGGAGCAGTATACCTGTTGTTTTTAGCATTTAAATTTCCGCACTTCTTAGAGATTGCATCAATGTTGAGTGGTGATGATAGTTATGTTGGACTGGATGGAGCTGCAAAAGAAGATGTGGAAGATTCAGATTTGAGCAAACCTTTTTTTGGCTCTGTTTATAAGGACACATTCCATAGGAAATTAGAAGATAATCCAAACCAAAATGCTCCAAAGATGCCTATGAAGGAACCTTTAGAAGAAGTAAAAGGTTTGTCTAAAAGTATTAAGCCACTTCAGCACCCCTATGGCCGAATAACAGGAGAGGTAATGAGACGAAGGAATAGAACTATCAATTTGTCAATCCTTGAGAAAATGGCAGACGAGGCTTGGACTTTGGGGCTAAAGGCATGGGAAGAAGTGGAGAAGTATAACGGCAAGGAGATTGGAAAGAATTCTGTATACGAGGGGAAGCTGGAGTCATGCCCTTCTTGGGTGTCGGTTACTGGGGAGGAGTTGGCTGGGGGGGATAAGATGTTGTTCCTTCCATGTGGCTTAGCTGCAGGGTCTTCTATAACTGTGGTGGGAACACCTCATCATGCTCATAAGGAATATGTGCCTCAGTTGGCAAGGTCAAAGACTAGCGATGGTATGGTTATGGTTTCGCAGTTTATGGTTGAGTTGCAAGGGCTAAAGGTCGTTGATGGGGAGGATCCACCAAAAATTCTTCATTTGAATCCTCGGTTAAGAGGAGATTGGAGTAAACATCCTGTAATTGAACACAATACCTGCTATAGGATGCAATGGGGTTCAGCTCAGAGGTGTGATGGTCTGCCATCTAAGAAAGATGAAGACATCCTGG TTGATGGATTTATGAGATGTGAGAAATGGATGCGAAATGACATTGTAGATTCAAAAGAGTCTAGGACAACTTCATGGTTCAAGAGGTTTATAGGGCGTAAGCAGAAGCCTGAAGTGACCTGGCCATTCCCTTTTGTGGAGGGAAAACTATTTATACTAACAGTGCAGGCTGGTGTTGATGGCTACCATATTAATGTTGGGGGTCGGCATATAACCTCATTCCCATATCGTCCG GGATTTACCCTTCAAGATGCAACAGGATTAGCAATCAAAGGAGATATTGATGTTCATTCAGTTTTTGCCACCTCTCTTCCTAGTTCGCATCCTAGTTTCTCTCCTCAGAAAGTACTGGAAATGTCGCAGAAGTGGAAATCTCATCCTCTACCGAAGAGTTCTATTAAACTTTTTACTGGGATTCTGTCTGCCACTAATCACTTTGCAGAACGTATGGCAATCAGAAAAACTTGGATGCAATCATTGCCAATCAAGACTTCAAATGTAGTTGTTCGTTTCTTTGTTGCATTG AGCTCTAGGAAGGAAGTGAATGCAGTGCTGAAGAAAGAGGCAGCATATTTTGGTGATATTGTGATATTACCATTCATCGACCGCTATGAACTTGTGGTTCTTAAGACTATTGCTATCTGTGAGTTTGGT GTTCAGAATGTTTCCGCTGCATACATCATGAAATGTGATGATGACACGTTTGTTAGACTGGACACTGTTTTGAAAGAAATTGATGGTATATCTTCCAAAAAGTCTCTTTACATGGGGAACCTCAATCTTTTGCATCGTCCTCTGAGAACCGGAAAGTGGGCAGTCACTTATGAG GAATGGCCAGAATCAGTATACCCTCCTTATGCGAATGGACCTGGATATATAATTTCCACTGATATTGCTAAGTTCATTGTTGGTCAACATGGCAATAGAAGCCTCAGG CTTTTCAAGATGGAAGATGTAAGCATGGGAATGTGGGTGGAACAATTTAACAGTACGAAGGCAGTGCAATACTCCCATAATTGGAAATTTTGCCAGTATGGATGTATGGAGAACTATTACACTGCACATTATCAATCTCCAAGACAGATGGTCTGTCTGTGGGATAAACTGGCGAGAGGTCGGGCACATTGCTGCAACTTTAGATGA